The nucleotide sequence TACGTGTGTATTGTGCTTGTTGTAATGCTATTCTGCATCTTTCTCTGCCGGCTATTTCTAGGCCTAGATGGAGCAGTTTTTTGGTGCGGTGCGTTGATTACGCCCTCCCTATTTATCTCTCTATATAACGCTTTTGATTATTATTACGGTTCCACAATTAAATTGGGGTATATGCCATGTCAAGGATACCTTGCAAACCTGTGATATACATATGTTTATTTGCCGATTGGTTTCCGTACAATAATTTTGAAAGATCGGTTACTTTCATTTATTACTATTCGACACCGATCCTAAGATCGCATACGCCTCACACTTAATCTCCTAGATCTGGTCCTCCGTCGCTTGATCTTTCTGATTCTAGTTTTTTTTAACCGAGCATGTGAAGCCCTCGTTTCTACCAAGGAGAAGATGAACAATAAAATAGAGCCAGCAAAGAGAACTCTTCATAATTTTTTTTGCCAGCGTATACTTTTCTTTGCggaaaacttccgatctagggcAGAAGCAAATGCGAATGCAGGGATTCGAGGGGATGGGTCTCGCATCTCGCGTCTTCGCGCAGGACGGGTGAGCGCGCCGGCGCCGGCACCCCGATCTCCTTCCTCCGGCATCCCCTGCTCCTGCCACGACCGGATCTGAGATCCCCACCGCGTCCTCTCTTCACCGCCCCTCCttcgagctcctccgcctccctgGACAATGCAATCGAGTTCGTGTGCCTCCCGGCCGGTGGCCGCTCCAACCTCGCCGCTCGCTGCCCCAGCTCCGGCCACTCAGCTTGCTGCGGCGGCGCTTGCCCTCCGCAGGGCGGGCCCGGCCATCTGAGGCCACCTCCGCAAGCCCGCTCCGGCATCACCGGCGGCCGCTCCGACCTCGTCGCCCGCTGCCCCAGCTCCCGCCGCCTTGCTTGCCTTGGCAGCCCTCGCCCAGCCCGCAACGACGGGGGCCACTTCACCACCGGCGGCTGCTCCGACCTCGCCGCCCGTAGCCGTTGCTCCCGCCTCTCAGCTTGTTGTGGTTGTCCTTGCCCCGGCCATCCAACACCACCTACGCAAGCCAGCTACGACGGCTGCCATCCCGGCACCACCGGCTGCCGGTGCCTCCGCTTCCGGCTTGCTGCTACCACCTACAGCGTCGAGCTCGGGCCGTGTTCAGTCGGATTTGGCAACAGAAGCTTCGTTGCGCCCCTCCTGTGGGCTGACGGATGAGATGACAGGCTGGAAGCTTGTCCAATCACGCCGCATGCGCCAGGCTCTGCCATCCCCTGCCTTCAAGCATCATGAGCGCGCCCCTCCGCCCATGTGGCTCAGGAAAAGGTGTTTCCGCTGCTTTGCTAAAGTCCATCGGGCGGTTAAGTGCAGGGATCCGGTCCGGTGCATTCGATGCTTTCAATCAGGTCATCGTGTGAGGGATGGATGCCAACCAATGTCGTGGCCTGCGACATGTCCTCCATGATCTGTGGCTCCTGGTGTTTGTCCTCCCCAATCGATAGCTCGTTGTTGGGCTTCAGTTGTTGCGTTTCATGGAGCCGCTAAGAACGGCGACCCCCAATAGCTCTAGCGGATGTGGTGCTTGAGTCTGCTTTTGCGGTTGATTCGTTGTTCTCTGATCTTCAAGGCGTGACTTCCTCCCAGCTGAAGGAGGCGGTCCAGCCTCTGCACGATGTTGTTGGCTCCATGCAGGGTTGGATGCTTCAGATGGGGAACTTTCTGGAGCGTGCTGAGGCTGTTCTGAGTGGGCTCTTTCAGGTGCCGTCTGTGCTGCAGACCAGTGTTGTGTCAAACCCCTTGGATGTGCATGATGTTAACCTTGAGGATGAGTGTTCAGCCGGGCTTCATGGACGTTTCTCTCCTCGTGCTAGGGTCAGCTCGCCGTTGTCTGCCTCTGAGGGTTCGTGCATCGATGTGGTTGTTGCTCCGGTGCTACAAATCATGCCCGGGATTTTAGAGCTTTGTAGGGAACGGACTCCACCTCTCTCTGTGGAGCAACTGAAGGTGGAGTTGCCGACGACCTTGTGTGACGGGCGGTTTCCGCCTCCATGTGAGCAATTAGGGACCTACGAGTCCATTATGCCAGAGGTTGCTATGGTGGATGATGTTGGTGCGGTCAGTATGTTGGCACCTGCTCCTGTGGCGTCGAGCCAGCCTCTCGCCTTAGGGACTCATGGAGGTTCTGATGTTTCTGTTACCCAATCGCATGTGACCGTTGGGCGGGTGGAGACCGTGCATGACAAGGTTGATGCGATTCTCTTTGAAATAGAGGTTCATAGCTTGCTCAAACGCGCGTAGGTGGCTTGTCCTCGATCTGGCAGGATGATTGTGGAAAAGGCTCTTAGAAAAAAAAGCCAGAATGAGGCCACAAAAAAGGCATCCGTAGAAGCTACATAATGGATGGTCATCTGTTTCTCGGGTCATCCTTAGGGTCTAGTTTGTTTTCGTGGATTTGGTGGTGTGTATGGTGTTCGGCCGATGTACTCTGGTAGTACAATGAACatatgaaataataaaaattacattcagatcggtggaccacctagcgacgattaGAAGCACGGAAGCGCACCAAATATGCGCCGTCATCACTGTAAAAACTGATATGAATTGGGGTTGCTAGCTTGAGACGGATGAATTGTATATGTTTGAGAATCATAAAACGGAAGCCTAACATGTTTTCCTAACTGATAGGCATGACAGAGTGGTGACCCATCTTTATTGTATGAACTAGACTTGAAGTGTTGAAGACGTGACATGGTGTGATGACCAGGATGTCCGAGGCGGCGATGCCAGAGTGATGACGAAGTGGTTGTGACGAGAGCTTCATCTTGTCGAGGACGACAAACGAGATACAGGGGCCTGAGACTGTTGCAGCGAAGGATCACGACCTTGGAAGGAAACGCCTTCATCGAGAATctgaaaggatcaaattcaacggAACAAAAATTGTCAGTAGTGAgttggcgaacagagataagatttttaataaTGTGAGGAACGACAAGAATATTACGAAGAGAGAGGGATTGGCCTGAAGATGGAAGTGTAGATTGACCAACCTGAGTTGCAGGAATGGTTTGGCCATTACCTACTATGACAGTTTGAGTGGAAGGCTTTAGAGAGGAGATAGTACCATGATTCGATGACATGTGGGAGGAAGCTCCCATGTCCATGTACCACTCCTGATTTCCAGGAAGATGCATGTTGTTGAGTGCGTTCAGAAGTGTTGGGTCGAGGTGTTGCTGATGCCCGCTGTAGGTGGGAGTTGTCCGAGGTGGTCCATATGTCGCGTACGCCTGCGGGGAAGCAGCTGCAGGTCGTGGACCCAGGACGCCAGGAGCGCGCCATGGTTGTGGTTGCCACGGCACTGGAGCAGGGTGTTGATGAAGCTGTGCATGCGTTGTAGGCCAGTCCAGCGATTGTACATCCAGGGCTTGGAGCGGCCACGTCCTGGGCCGCCGCTGCGATTGTTGCTGAAGGTGTCGTGGCCGCGGTTGTGATTGTTGCTGAAGGTGCCGTGGCCGCCGCTGTTGGACAAGCCAGAAGAGGGAGCGAGAGGAGACTGAGCACCGTTGTTGTGTCCTCCCCTGGACAATGGAGCGCATTCGCCGCCCGTAGTTGGCAATATAGTATTACCGCTGGCCCAGAGTGCAGTAGCAGAAACGTTCTTTGCATCCGTCTTCTTCTGTGCTTCTTCAAGAATGAGGGCCGAGCGCGTCTGGAGGGAAGATGGAAACGACACCTAAAATGGAAGAAAGGACCGTAGGTGGCTGAATTGCTCGTTGAGGCCGTGGAGCATCGTTAGGACAAGCGTCTCATCAGAGATGGTTATGCCGACATCACTGAGAGCATCGGAGAGAGACTTGAGCTTGGCGCGGTAGTCATGGACGAACATGTCTCCTTGCGGTGTGTTGCGGAActcggcgtcgagggcgagggcgcggCTTTTCTTGTTGTCGTGGAAGAGGTTGGCGATGGAGTCCCACACCTGCCGCACCATGGAGCCTGGAGCCATGATGATGCCGAACAGCTCGATGGAAATCAAGCCATAAATCCAGGAGAGCACCATGTAGTCATCACATCCCCAATCGGAGGTGGGCGATGTGTCGGaaggggtggcggcggcgtcgccggTGACGTGGTTGGAGAGGCCATAGCGTCCAAGAGCTACGAGAAAAAGCTCACTCCACTTGGAGTAGGTAGAGTCCTGTGATCGAGGGTGATGGTCACATAGGTTTTGATTGAAGCAACGTAGGAGGAGTGTGCAGGGACGGTGGCAGGGGAGGGTGCGACGGCAGCCTTGCCTTGCTCTGCGGCAAGGCACTTGAGTTCTTCTTCGCGCATCCTAATGATGGACTTGCAGTTCATGATCTCCTCTTAGAGCTTCTGCAACTTGTCGGCGTTCATGGTGGTGGGAAAGAAAGAGGTGGTGTTGGGCGCTGGTGTTTAGAGAGAGAGGATCGATCTGCTCGATACCATGTATAAACTGATATGAATCGGCGCTGCTAGCTTGCATGCCTCCTCTCTTCATTATgtcatatatatatacacaagTACAGGGTAATCAACTTGAGTTACAAGTTTAGGTCGGATACAAACCGACGTGATCTATATTAGGAACTCTAGCTATAGCAGCCGGACTAGGACTCTCCAACAATCACAACCCCTCACTCCCCGGGGCCAGGCAAAATGTATTGTAGTAAACACCGGAAGCCATCGTGCTAAGACCCTATAGGACGCATCAGGACATCAACCACCGCCAATGAGCGgaagcgtagatcagaaggatccaacctaaaGACACACTTATGTAAATGGATGAAGACTAAATCCAATAGGATCccaccaaagacaaccaccgaATGATTCCCgagagatccgccggagacacacctccatcCACCCTCCAACAATGCTAGACACACCATTGGGTTGGCCCTATgcagggagaaccttattccaccgAAAGAAAACTTTTCACCTAAATTCAGAACATGGGATCCAGTCTATAGAATCAAGAAACTGTAGTACCGAAGATTACATGTGCAAATTCCAGCAGTGAACAACAGATGCTAATAAAACAGAGTCAGTTAAACTGAAATCCCAAGATTCTTCGTTAGGAAGTTGGTGCACAAATCTAAATCCAACTTCTGCATTTGGCGTGAGCAACACTAAAATCTACATTTTTCCAAGTCACGATTGTTACCTGTTCATCACTGTGCATCTATACAGAACCAGAACCTGAATTGTCAAAGCATTCCAAAAATCTCCCTAAGGGGGTCATAGGTGATTCAGGCCAATCAACCCAGTGTCCATAATTCTTCAGACCAATTGTTTATCTCAGATAGACGGGGTGTAACCCAGATCCAATAAATTACCAAAATAAATTAAGAAAACAACCCATGGTCATGATCAGGACTGGTGGGTGCTGGTTAGGTAGATAGGTATGCAGGTGTGTCTGAAGGAAAGGTGCATGGAACAGCAATGGTAGGTAACTGATGGTGAGGGTGGCGACGGTGGCTACGGAGCTGTCGCTCCTCTGAAACCTTGTTACagtgctgctagaaggagggcgagagagggccggccgggggccttttgcccacggccgagcaagatggaagggatttccttcttaattcatgtttgattagattgatacatcttctctctttatataaagaggtttacttgactcccaaataaggcttacttgacccctaagcaagcacCCCTTAtttctaattaaccctaagactaacgggctatactaccagcccaggcccattaggcccattacgtactctaacactaaaCCCCACctagacatgcagcttgtcctcgaggtgcagcctaaccaacttataaccatgactcgacgcaacacaaacctaaaacctaaaaacaagccttttacatctcggcttgttttattaccCTCTACCTGAAATGGAttgggacgctttattttggaccccttaacaaaaagtggacaTTGTCCACACGTCGGATATACACGTGTATAGCCACCTAaatcccatggacaccacctggacaaagggagtgcatgtgtatggccacctggaagtggttgcaagagcgaccagcagaggcgcccatctcggcggccggcgacggaatgcagtggtgctacgcgCTGTGCTCCTGTCGGTGACGCCCTGTCTTCTCCCCGCCGGACGGCTGTTGGACTGCACTGCACAGGGAAGAGTGGATGGCTTgagatggagaatgacgaggaggggtgcgccccccaaccGCCAATGTCAtagactttgaggtcgctgcccgtGTGGAAAACAACATGCCCAAGATCCCTGACGTAGCAGACAAGATCGAGGTCCTTTATGTAACAAAGCGCAGCTGGGAGAAGCGGCAGCTACAGACCAcacatctcccgcacacgccgaccaCCGGGCGCGGCGGAAGCtgccaggagcggcggctgccagtgcagccagggcggggcggtggatggaagctgcagcggctgctgtagcggcccggcgagcgcggcggagGCTGCCTGGTGTagcggctgccacggcagccacggcggcgcggtggaggcaaCGGGTGGCGCAGCCGGGTGTGGCCCGTAGGACCCGACCAAGAACATgcggatctcctggaccgcctgggttaggtcccgcagcGCCTCGGACACCTCCTCCGAGGTGAGGACGGCGGGGGCGAGCGCGACCGAGGATCCAATCGCGCGCAGGAGTGGGGCGACAGTCGTGGTGGTCACCGGAGGCAGCGAGGTGACCGGTGGCGGAAGAGACGGGTTGAGCGGCgttgaagacatgatcgaaccgaagctagctgataccaaattgttatggcgctgctagaaggagggcgcgagagggccggccgggggccttttgcccacggccaAGCAAGAT is from Triticum aestivum cultivar Chinese Spring chromosome 3A, IWGSC CS RefSeq v2.1, whole genome shotgun sequence and encodes:
- the LOC123056697 gene encoding uncharacterized protein; the encoded protein is MEQFFGAGRSKCECRDSRGWVSHLASSRRTGERAGAGTPISFLRHPLLLPRPDLRSPPRPLFTAPPSSSSASLDNAIEFVCLPAGGRSNLAARCPSSGHSACCGGACPPQGGPGHLRPPPQARSGITGGRSDLVARCPSSRRLACLGSPRPARNDGGHFTTGGCSDLAARSRCSRLSACCGCPCPGHPTPPTQASYDGCHPGTTGCRCLRFRLAATTYSVELGPCSVGFGNRSFVAPLLWADG